In Citrus sinensis cultivar Valencia sweet orange chromosome 4, DVS_A1.0, whole genome shotgun sequence, one DNA window encodes the following:
- the LOC102610711 gene encoding small heat shock protein, chloroplastic-like — MSQALSNFIGISVKAQAATGESRRDNFDHLQRANSKHHQPQSKKRVAPVPPVGLWDRFPTARTVQQMMETMERMLEEPFAYSGTWPSPLPSETGGFNSRGRTPWEIKEGENEYTMRFDMPGMTKQDVKVWVEEKMLVVKAQKVPKNKKKETQVNTNNNNNGNGEADEEEGDWSAKSYGRYSSRIALPENVQFDKITAEVKDGVLYVTIPKPSHNNGRILDINVQ; from the exons ATGTCACAAGCACTTTCCAATTTTATAGGCATCTCAGTCAAGGCCCAGGCAGCTACCGGAGAAAGCAGAAGAGACAATTTTGACCATTTGCAACGAGCCAACAGCAAGCACCATCAGCCCCAATCCAAGAAACGAGTTGCCCCTGTTCCACCAGTAG ggTTATGGGACAGGTTTCCTACAGCAAGAACAGTGCAGCAGATGATGGAGACAATGGAGAGGATGTTGGAGGAGCCATTCGCTTACTCGGGGACATGGCCATCGCCTTTGCCAAGCGAGACAGGAGGGTTTAACAGCAGAGGAAGAACTCCGTGGGAGATAAAAGAGGGGGAGAATGAGTACACGATGAGATTTGACATGCCCGGCATGACTAAACAAGACGTTAAGGTCTGGGTTGAAGAGAAAATGTTGGTTGTCAAAGCTCAAAAAGtacccaaaaacaaaaagaaagaaacccaagtgaacactaataataataataatggcaATGGCGAagctgatgaagaagaaggagaCTGGTCTGCTAAAAGTTATGGGAGGTACAGCAGCAGGATTGCATTGCCTGAGAATGTTCAGTTTGACAAGATTACAGCTGAGGTTAAAGATGGGGTTTTGTATGTAACCATACCTAAGCCTAGTCATAATAATGGTAGAATTTTGGATATCAACGTCCAATAA
- the LOC102610190 gene encoding protein WVD2-like 7 isoform X2, translating into MGESAVLLRSFSHPSDASREVREGDPIRALTESISFGRFMPESLAWEKWSTFSHNRYLEEVERFSKPGTVAEKKAYFEAHYKKKAAMKAAAAVEEANGAANEIPGLKTTTEILDNSPTDTDSAKENRHMAIKEQKEQRFSHTCADSHMDTVTADEISHVVADDFLKSESPNAEVAPTEANVCYSINTEYDLGDADLKKGESVIEYAVNVENPTQDDNLKQLQNPDCHYKIEASSLERMPNKEVADEENSASSSKKKLASCSSKLPSESGLSSFVSYKTNHASSLPAARNVNNITASNEEAVGDSNGKKRVVPKSLQKSFIFSPRTIETSKASLKKPKDSSTPIRTPTRASVNGISMHLSKLFQSEDKRSKIAVSSSVSGGITEAGRLQSPSPDLKSSTSNGSKRRSPFISSPFSFRSEERVAKQKEFFQKLEEKNKAKEAEKGQLERRSKDKAQCDIKKVQQSTSFEAKQNKDLCCGSHLPNAHMKKEKAEHDIKKLRQSTGFKSISSANCPLTTKQIKKKPLCQPCSPKLRGKPRPTPTVVLDSSSRPPRKPSVNTESSKTCSVTSLPKLGRRPTSNTVQDAHARPLWRSSMNTGTFKRTIDKNNESTNRSVTSLPKKNARENASPNIQV; encoded by the exons ATGGGTGAATCAGCAGTGCTTTTGAGATCTTTTTCTCATCCATCTGATGCCTCTCGTGAGGTCAGGGAG GGTGATCCTATTCGTGCCCTTACAGAATCAATATCTTTTGGGAGATTCATGCCAGAATCTCTGGCTTGGGAAAAATGGTCAACGTTTTCTCACAATCGTTACTTAGAAGAAGTAGAGAGGTTTTCCAAACCAGGTACTGTTGCTGAGAAGAAAGCGTATTTTGAGGCTCATTACAAGAAAAAGGCTGCCATGAAAGCAGCAGCAGCGGTTGAGGAAGCAAATGGAGCTGCTAATGAAATTCCTGGGCTAAAAACTACAACTGAAATTTTAGATAACTCTCCCACAGATACAGACTCAGCAAAAGAGAACAGGCATATGGCcatcaaagaacaaaaagagcAACGCTTTTCCCATACTTGTGCTGACTCTCACATGGATACTGTGACCGCAGATGAGATCAGCCATGTGGTTGCTGATGACTTTTTGAAAAGTGAAAGCCCAAATGCTGAGGTTGCTCCTACCGAAGCAAATGTATGCTATTCTATCAATACAGAATATGATTTGGGAGATGCTGACCTAAAAAAAGGTGAATCTGTAATAGAATATGCTGTCAATGTGGAGAACCCAACTCAAGATGATAATTTAAAGCAGCTTCAGAATCCGGATTGCCACTACAAGATTGAAGCCAGTTCTCTTGAAAGAATGCCCAATAAG GAAGTTGCTGATGAGGAAAATTCAGCTTCATCAAGCAAGAAAAAGCTGGCTAGCTGTTCGTCAAAGTTACCATCTGAAAGTGGATTATCCAGTTTTGTATCTTATAAAACCAATCACGCATCTTCCTTACCAGCAGCCAGAAATGTAAACAATATTACTGCTAGCAATGAGGAGGCTGTAGGAGACTCAAATGGGAAAAAGAGAGTAGTTCCTAAATCTCTCCAGAAATCGTTCATTTTCAGTCCTCGTACTATTGAAACCAGCAAAGCTTCCCTCAAAAAGCCAAAAGACAGTTCAACTCCTATTCGAACCCCAACAAGA GCTTCTGTTAATGGGATATCAATGCACCTTTCCAAACTTTTCCAGTCAGAAGATAAAAG GAGTAAAATAGCAGTCAGTTCGTCAGTCTCAGGAGGGATAACTGAAGCTGGGAGACTGCAATCTCCTTCCCCAGA CTTGAAATCTTCAACCTCGAACGGAAGCAAAAGACGATCTCCATTTATATCCTCTCCTTTTAGCTTCAGGAGTGAAGAAAGGGTAGCAAAACAGAAAGAG TTCTTTCAGAAGCtggaagaaaaaaacaaagcaaaagaaGCAGAAAAGGGTCAATTGGAAAGAAGATCAAAG GATAAAGCACAGTGTGATATTAAAAAAGTGCAGCAGAGTACCAGCTTCGAGGCTAAACAGAACAAGGATTTGTGTTGTGGATCTCACTTGCCAAATGCTCATATGAAGAAG GAGAAAGCAGAGCATGACATTAAAAAACTTCGGCAGAGTACTGGCTTCAAATCTATATCATCTGCAAATTGTCCACTTACAACTAAGCAGATAAAGAAG AAGCCACTTTGTCAGCCTTGTTCACCAAAGCTCAGAGGGAAGCCAAGGCCAACTCCAACTGTTGTCTTGGATTCAAGCTCTCGGCCTCCCAGGAAGCCTTCGGTTAATACTGAGAGCTCCAAGACTTGCTCAGTCACTTCCCTGCCAAAACTTGGAAGGAGGCCAACTTCAAACACAGTCCAGGATGCACATGCACGACCACTGTGGAGGTCTTCAATGAATACTGGAACCTTTAAGCGCACtatagataaaaataatgaaagcaCAAATCGATCAGTCACTTCACTACCAAAGAAGAATGCACGTGAGAATGCTTCTCCCAATATCCAGGTTTGA
- the LOC102610190 gene encoding protein WVD2-like 7 isoform X1 — protein MGESAVLLRSFSHPSDASREVREGDPIRALTESISFGRFMPESLAWEKWSTFSHNRYLEEVERFSKPGTVAEKKAYFEAHYKKKAAMKAAAAVEEANGAANEIPGLKTTTEILDNSPTDTDSAKENRHMAIKEQKEQRFSHTCADSHMDTVTADEISHVVADDFLKSESPNAEVAPTEANVCYSINTEYDLGDADLKKGESVIEYAVNVENPTQDDNLKQLQNPDCHYKIEASSLERMPNKEVADEENSASSSKKKLASCSSKLPSESGLSSFVSYKTNHASSLPAARNVNNITASNEEAVGDSNGKKRVVPKSLQKSFIFSPRTIETSKASLKKPKDSSTPIRTPTRASVNGISMHLSKLFQSEDKRSKIAVSSSVSGGITEAGRLQSPSPDLKSSTSNGSKRRSPFISSPFSFRSEERVAKQKEFFQKLEEKNKAKEAEKGQLERRSKDKAQCDIKKVQQSTSFEAKQNKDLCCGSHLPNAHMKKKLQEKAEHDIKKLRQSTGFKSISSANCPLTTKQIKKKPLCQPCSPKLRGKPRPTPTVVLDSSSRPPRKPSVNTESSKTCSVTSLPKLGRRPTSNTVQDAHARPLWRSSMNTGTFKRTIDKNNESTNRSVTSLPKKNARENASPNIQV, from the exons ATGGGTGAATCAGCAGTGCTTTTGAGATCTTTTTCTCATCCATCTGATGCCTCTCGTGAGGTCAGGGAG GGTGATCCTATTCGTGCCCTTACAGAATCAATATCTTTTGGGAGATTCATGCCAGAATCTCTGGCTTGGGAAAAATGGTCAACGTTTTCTCACAATCGTTACTTAGAAGAAGTAGAGAGGTTTTCCAAACCAGGTACTGTTGCTGAGAAGAAAGCGTATTTTGAGGCTCATTACAAGAAAAAGGCTGCCATGAAAGCAGCAGCAGCGGTTGAGGAAGCAAATGGAGCTGCTAATGAAATTCCTGGGCTAAAAACTACAACTGAAATTTTAGATAACTCTCCCACAGATACAGACTCAGCAAAAGAGAACAGGCATATGGCcatcaaagaacaaaaagagcAACGCTTTTCCCATACTTGTGCTGACTCTCACATGGATACTGTGACCGCAGATGAGATCAGCCATGTGGTTGCTGATGACTTTTTGAAAAGTGAAAGCCCAAATGCTGAGGTTGCTCCTACCGAAGCAAATGTATGCTATTCTATCAATACAGAATATGATTTGGGAGATGCTGACCTAAAAAAAGGTGAATCTGTAATAGAATATGCTGTCAATGTGGAGAACCCAACTCAAGATGATAATTTAAAGCAGCTTCAGAATCCGGATTGCCACTACAAGATTGAAGCCAGTTCTCTTGAAAGAATGCCCAATAAG GAAGTTGCTGATGAGGAAAATTCAGCTTCATCAAGCAAGAAAAAGCTGGCTAGCTGTTCGTCAAAGTTACCATCTGAAAGTGGATTATCCAGTTTTGTATCTTATAAAACCAATCACGCATCTTCCTTACCAGCAGCCAGAAATGTAAACAATATTACTGCTAGCAATGAGGAGGCTGTAGGAGACTCAAATGGGAAAAAGAGAGTAGTTCCTAAATCTCTCCAGAAATCGTTCATTTTCAGTCCTCGTACTATTGAAACCAGCAAAGCTTCCCTCAAAAAGCCAAAAGACAGTTCAACTCCTATTCGAACCCCAACAAGA GCTTCTGTTAATGGGATATCAATGCACCTTTCCAAACTTTTCCAGTCAGAAGATAAAAG GAGTAAAATAGCAGTCAGTTCGTCAGTCTCAGGAGGGATAACTGAAGCTGGGAGACTGCAATCTCCTTCCCCAGA CTTGAAATCTTCAACCTCGAACGGAAGCAAAAGACGATCTCCATTTATATCCTCTCCTTTTAGCTTCAGGAGTGAAGAAAGGGTAGCAAAACAGAAAGAG TTCTTTCAGAAGCtggaagaaaaaaacaaagcaaaagaaGCAGAAAAGGGTCAATTGGAAAGAAGATCAAAG GATAAAGCACAGTGTGATATTAAAAAAGTGCAGCAGAGTACCAGCTTCGAGGCTAAACAGAACAAGGATTTGTGTTGTGGATCTCACTTGCCAAATGCTCATATGAAGAAG AAATTGCAGGAGAAAGCAGAGCATGACATTAAAAAACTTCGGCAGAGTACTGGCTTCAAATCTATATCATCTGCAAATTGTCCACTTACAACTAAGCAGATAAAGAAG AAGCCACTTTGTCAGCCTTGTTCACCAAAGCTCAGAGGGAAGCCAAGGCCAACTCCAACTGTTGTCTTGGATTCAAGCTCTCGGCCTCCCAGGAAGCCTTCGGTTAATACTGAGAGCTCCAAGACTTGCTCAGTCACTTCCCTGCCAAAACTTGGAAGGAGGCCAACTTCAAACACAGTCCAGGATGCACATGCACGACCACTGTGGAGGTCTTCAATGAATACTGGAACCTTTAAGCGCACtatagataaaaataatgaaagcaCAAATCGATCAGTCACTTCACTACCAAAGAAGAATGCACGTGAGAATGCTTCTCCCAATATCCAGGTTTGA
- the LOC102609678 gene encoding two-component response regulator ARR11, whose product MENGFSSPRNDTFNPAGLRVLVVDDDLAWLKILEKMLKKCSYEVTTCGLARDALSLLRERKDGYDIVISDVNMPDMDGFKLLEHVGLEMDLPVIMMSVDGETSRVMKGVQHGACDYLLKPIRMKELRNIWQHVFRKRIHEVRDIENIEGFESIHMTRSGSDQSVDGPLLTGEDLTSVRKRKDAENRHDDRDCGDASSTKKARVVWSIDLHQKFVKAVNQIGFDKVGPKKILDLMNVPWLTRENVASHLQKYRLYLTRLQKDELKTSVGGIKQKDSPSKDSAASFGIQNSITVHHHNDVSNGGYRFSGSNSVVQNVDAKSLEGDVKGIDTIPVTGHKRVLTVDIPNSHKARCSQIGFSGSFVPGHSDVNFTSFDSAIPTQPWSEVSETQFQHEHKPLRLENDFTQLPLPGPRHHIQVDCIQSGPSASSKPSVVDKDNLKPFDCTYKSNYPNAIPIGSAVDTFPVQTTSPIVNHQPFEPIARTTSSMKSQGLNLSCIPDLEAAQRNINWGVGSSLTSLDEDLQLCWLQGDCFAMNLGLQDINFSEYNDPALNSEVPFHLYDTMRFDYEHYYDPTECPIIDQGLFIA is encoded by the exons ATGGAGAATGGTTTCTCCTCTCCAAGAAACGACACCTTTAATCCTGCCGGTCTCCGCGTtcttgttgttgatgatgatctAGCGTGGCTCAAAATTCTTGAAAAGATGCTCAAAAAGTGTTCCTATGAAG TCACCACATGTGGCTTAGCTAGAGATGCACTGAGCTTGCTTCGCGAGAGGAAAGATGGATATGACATTGTAATCAGTGATGTCAACATGCCAGACATGGATGGATTTAAACTCCTTGAGCATGTTGGGCTTGAGATGGATCTTCCAGTCATCA TGATGTCCGTTGATGGAGAAACAAGCAGGGTCATGAAAGGCGTTCAACATGGAGCCTGTGATTATCTTCTTAAACCTATAAGAATGAAAGAACTCCGCAATATATGGCAGCATGTCTTCAGAAAAAGGATACATGAGGTAAGAGACATTGAGAACATTGAGGGGTTTGAAAGTATTCACATGACAAGAAGTGGATCAGATCAGTCTGTTGATGGACCCTTGCTTACTGGAGAAGATTTGACCTCGgtgaggaaaagaaaagatgcTGAAAACAGGCATGATGACAGAGACTGTGGGGATGCTTCTTCAACAAAAAAGGCTAGAGTGGTTTGGTCTATTGATCTTCATCAAAAGTTTGTGAAAGCTGTAAATCAGATTGGATTTGATA AGGTTGGTCCAAAGAAAATTCTTGACTTGATGAACGTCCCTTGGTTAACCAGAGAAAATGTTGCTAGTCACTTACAG AAATACCGCCTCTATTTGACTAGGCTGCAGAAGGATGAATTGAAAACTTCTGTTGGTGGGATAAAGCAGAAAGATTCACCTTCAAAAGATTCTGCTGCAAGTTTTGGCATCCAAAACTCAATCACTGTGCACCACCACAATGATGTTTCCAATGGTGGTTACAGATTTTCTGGCAGTAACTCAGTTGTCCAGAATGTTGATGCCAAAAGCCTTGAAGGTGACGTGAAGGGGATTGATACAATTCCTGTGACAGGACACAAAAGAGTTTTGACTGTTGATATTCCTAATTCACATAAAGCCAGGTGTTCACAGATAGGGTTCAGTGGTTCTTTTGTGCCAGGGCATTCGGATGTAAACTTCACTTCATTTGATTCTGCTATTCCAACACAGCCTTGGTCTGAAGTTTCAGAGACTCAATTCCAACATGAACATAAGCCACTTCGGTTAGAGAATGACTTCACCCAACTGCCACTACCAGGTCCACGGCATCACATTCAAGTTGACTGTATACAGTCAGGTCCATCTGCTAGTTCCAAACCTTCTGTGGTGGACAAAGACAACCTTAAGCCTTTTGATTGTACGTACAAAAGCAATTATCCCAATGCGATTCCAATTGGAAGCGCTGTTGACACTTTTCCTGTCCAGACCACAAGTCCTATAGTAAATCACCAACCTTTTGAGCCCATTGCCAGGACCACATCAAGCATGAAAAGTCAGGGCCTCAATCTGAGTTGCATTCCTGATTTGGAAGCTGCCCAACGGAACATAAACTGGGGAGTTGGGTCGTCTTTGACATCACTGGATGAGGACCTCCAACTTTGTTGGCTTCAAGGTGACTGTTTTGCTATGAATCTTGGACTCCAGGATATAAATTTTTCAGAGTACAATGATCCAGCACTTAACTCTGAAGTTCCATTCCACTTGTATGATACTATGAGGTTTGACTACGAGCACTACTATGACCCAACAGAGTGTCCTATAATCGATCAAGGTTTGTTCATAGCATGA
- the LOC102609216 gene encoding E3 ubiquitin-protein ligase AIRP2-like isoform X1 yields the protein MLVKQPNKSSYRESLKALEADIQHANTLAAALPRDYGGDFVQMRLSYSPFAPLVLFMIEWMDYSCTDTVPSYLGLLNILVYKLFVNVQVYVDGMPALSSKERKATLREFYAIIYPSLRQLESEFSELEDNSKRDQCSEISSRKRVEERRKLSDKDLDRNDECGICMENCTKMVTRKHFSLERIPDKYFSHNGLIMNYRNARSQSCPFCRGSLQRVSSADLWVLISDIDIIDMVTIAKENLRRFYLYIENLPLIVPDTHPFVYDYML from the exons ATGTTGGTAAAGCAACCCAACAAATCATCTTATAGAGAATCTCTTAAAGCTCTTGAAGCTGATATACAACATGCCAATACCCT GGCGGCGGCTCTTCCTAGAGATTATGGTGGAGATTTTGTTCAGATGAGATTATCTTACAGTCCTTTTGCTCCATTGGTTCTTTTTATGATTGAATGGATGGATTATAGTTGTACAGATACCGTTCCCAGTTATTTAGGCCTTCTCAACATTCTTGTTTACAAG CTCTTCGTAAATGTCCAGGTATACGTTGATGGGATGCCTGCATTGTCCTCAAAAGAAAGGAAAGCTACTCTAAGGgaattttatg CTATTATCTATCCTTCACTTAGGCAACTTGAAAGTGAGTTTTCTGAGTTGGAAGACAATAGTAAGAGAGACCAATGCTCAGAAATTTCAAGCAGAAAGAGAGTTGAAGAAAGGAGAAAGCTATCTGATAAAGATCTAGATAGAAATGATGAATGTGGAATATGCATGGAAAATTGCACCAAGATG GTTACCAGAAAGCATTTCTCTTTGGAGAGAATACCAGATAAATACTTCTCCCATAATGGTTTGATAATGAATTACAGGAATGCGAGGTCTCAGTCCTGTCCTTTTTGCCGTGGCAGCCTACAGAGAGTAAGCTCTGCGGATTTATGGGTTCTCATTAGTGACATCGATATAATTGACATGGTTACTattgcaaaagaaaatctGAGGCGTTTCTACCTTTATATTGAAAACCTGCCTCTCATAGTACCTGACACACATCCATTTGTATATGATTACATGCTCTGA
- the LOC102609216 gene encoding E3 ubiquitin-protein ligase AIRP2-like isoform X2, with protein MLVKQPNKSSYRESLKALEADIQHANTLAAALPRDYGGDFVQMRLSYSPFAPLVLFMIEWMDYSCTDTVPSYLGLLNILVYKVYVDGMPALSSKERKATLREFYAIIYPSLRQLESEFSELEDNSKRDQCSEISSRKRVEERRKLSDKDLDRNDECGICMENCTKMVTRKHFSLERIPDKYFSHNGLIMNYRNARSQSCPFCRGSLQRVSSADLWVLISDIDIIDMVTIAKENLRRFYLYIENLPLIVPDTHPFVYDYML; from the exons ATGTTGGTAAAGCAACCCAACAAATCATCTTATAGAGAATCTCTTAAAGCTCTTGAAGCTGATATACAACATGCCAATACCCT GGCGGCGGCTCTTCCTAGAGATTATGGTGGAGATTTTGTTCAGATGAGATTATCTTACAGTCCTTTTGCTCCATTGGTTCTTTTTATGATTGAATGGATGGATTATAGTTGTACAGATACCGTTCCCAGTTATTTAGGCCTTCTCAACATTCTTGTTTACAAG GTATACGTTGATGGGATGCCTGCATTGTCCTCAAAAGAAAGGAAAGCTACTCTAAGGgaattttatg CTATTATCTATCCTTCACTTAGGCAACTTGAAAGTGAGTTTTCTGAGTTGGAAGACAATAGTAAGAGAGACCAATGCTCAGAAATTTCAAGCAGAAAGAGAGTTGAAGAAAGGAGAAAGCTATCTGATAAAGATCTAGATAGAAATGATGAATGTGGAATATGCATGGAAAATTGCACCAAGATG GTTACCAGAAAGCATTTCTCTTTGGAGAGAATACCAGATAAATACTTCTCCCATAATGGTTTGATAATGAATTACAGGAATGCGAGGTCTCAGTCCTGTCCTTTTTGCCGTGGCAGCCTACAGAGAGTAAGCTCTGCGGATTTATGGGTTCTCATTAGTGACATCGATATAATTGACATGGTTACTattgcaaaagaaaatctGAGGCGTTTCTACCTTTATATTGAAAACCTGCCTCTCATAGTACCTGACACACATCCATTTGTATATGATTACATGCTCTGA
- the LOC102609216 gene encoding E3 ubiquitin-protein ligase AIRP2-like isoform X3 — protein sequence MLVKQPNKSSYRESLKALEADIQHANTLAAALPRDYGGDFVQMRLSYSPFAPLVLFMIEWMDYSCTDTVPSYLGLLNILVYKLFVNVQVYVDGMPALSSKERKATLREFYAIIYPSLRQLESEFSELEDNSKRDQCSEISSRKRVEERRKLSDKDLDRNDECGICMENCTKMVLPNCGHSLCVNCFHDWNARSQSCPFCRGSLQRVSSADLWVLISDIDIIDMVTIAKENLRRFYLYIENLPLIVPDTHPFVYDYML from the exons ATGTTGGTAAAGCAACCCAACAAATCATCTTATAGAGAATCTCTTAAAGCTCTTGAAGCTGATATACAACATGCCAATACCCT GGCGGCGGCTCTTCCTAGAGATTATGGTGGAGATTTTGTTCAGATGAGATTATCTTACAGTCCTTTTGCTCCATTGGTTCTTTTTATGATTGAATGGATGGATTATAGTTGTACAGATACCGTTCCCAGTTATTTAGGCCTTCTCAACATTCTTGTTTACAAG CTCTTCGTAAATGTCCAGGTATACGTTGATGGGATGCCTGCATTGTCCTCAAAAGAAAGGAAAGCTACTCTAAGGgaattttatg CTATTATCTATCCTTCACTTAGGCAACTTGAAAGTGAGTTTTCTGAGTTGGAAGACAATAGTAAGAGAGACCAATGCTCAGAAATTTCAAGCAGAAAGAGAGTTGAAGAAAGGAGAAAGCTATCTGATAAAGATCTAGATAGAAATGATGAATGTGGAATATGCATGGAAAATTGCACCAAGATGGTACTTCCCAACTGCGGGCACTCCTTGTGTGTTAACTGCTTCCACGACTG GAATGCGAGGTCTCAGTCCTGTCCTTTTTGCCGTGGCAGCCTACAGAGAGTAAGCTCTGCGGATTTATGGGTTCTCATTAGTGACATCGATATAATTGACATGGTTACTattgcaaaagaaaatctGAGGCGTTTCTACCTTTATATTGAAAACCTGCCTCTCATAGTACCTGACACACATCCATTTGTATATGATTACATGCTCTGA
- the LOC102609216 gene encoding E3 ubiquitin-protein ligase AIRP2-like isoform X4, with protein MLVKQPNKSSYRESLKALEADIQHANTLAAALPRDYGGDFVQMRLSYSPFAPLVLFMIEWMDYSCTDTVPSYLGLLNILVYKVYVDGMPALSSKERKATLREFYAIIYPSLRQLESEFSELEDNSKRDQCSEISSRKRVEERRKLSDKDLDRNDECGICMENCTKMVLPNCGHSLCVNCFHDWNARSQSCPFCRGSLQRVSSADLWVLISDIDIIDMVTIAKENLRRFYLYIENLPLIVPDTHPFVYDYML; from the exons ATGTTGGTAAAGCAACCCAACAAATCATCTTATAGAGAATCTCTTAAAGCTCTTGAAGCTGATATACAACATGCCAATACCCT GGCGGCGGCTCTTCCTAGAGATTATGGTGGAGATTTTGTTCAGATGAGATTATCTTACAGTCCTTTTGCTCCATTGGTTCTTTTTATGATTGAATGGATGGATTATAGTTGTACAGATACCGTTCCCAGTTATTTAGGCCTTCTCAACATTCTTGTTTACAAG GTATACGTTGATGGGATGCCTGCATTGTCCTCAAAAGAAAGGAAAGCTACTCTAAGGgaattttatg CTATTATCTATCCTTCACTTAGGCAACTTGAAAGTGAGTTTTCTGAGTTGGAAGACAATAGTAAGAGAGACCAATGCTCAGAAATTTCAAGCAGAAAGAGAGTTGAAGAAAGGAGAAAGCTATCTGATAAAGATCTAGATAGAAATGATGAATGTGGAATATGCATGGAAAATTGCACCAAGATGGTACTTCCCAACTGCGGGCACTCCTTGTGTGTTAACTGCTTCCACGACTG GAATGCGAGGTCTCAGTCCTGTCCTTTTTGCCGTGGCAGCCTACAGAGAGTAAGCTCTGCGGATTTATGGGTTCTCATTAGTGACATCGATATAATTGACATGGTTACTattgcaaaagaaaatctGAGGCGTTTCTACCTTTATATTGAAAACCTGCCTCTCATAGTACCTGACACACATCCATTTGTATATGATTACATGCTCTGA